One genomic segment of Mangifera indica cultivar Alphonso chromosome 6, CATAS_Mindica_2.1, whole genome shotgun sequence includes these proteins:
- the LOC123219586 gene encoding phospholipase A1-IIalpha-like, producing the protein MGDIAKNWKQLSGENDWEGLLDPLHINLRQYIIHYGERVQAVYDSFNHEKSSPLYGFPLYAPKDLFSKVGLEKGNPFKYTITNYLYAMADIDSSIDWIVKDQSSWIGYIAVATDEGKAALGRRDILISWRGTLLSGK; encoded by the coding sequence ATGGGCGACATAGCAAAGAATTGGAAGCAGCTAAGCGGTGAGAATGACTGGGAAGGTCTATTGGATCCTCTTCACATCAATCTCCGTCAATATATAATTCACTATGGCGAGAGGGTTCAAGCTGTTTACGACTCCTTCAATCACGAGAAGTCATCTCCATTGTATGGATTTCCTCTATACGCACCCAAAGATCTCTTCTCCAAAGTTGGCCTAGAGAAAGGAAATCCTTTTAAGTATACCATCACCAACTATCTCTACGCAATGGCAGATATCGATTCCAGCATTGATTGGATTGTAAAGGACCAATCTTCGTGGATCGGTTACATTGCTGTGGCCACAGATGAAGGAAAGGCTGCTTTAGGAAGGAGAGACATTCTCATTTCCTGGAGAGGAACTCTTTTGAGTGGCAAATGA